In Halobacteria archaeon AArc-dxtr1, the sequence AGATGTGTTTCTCGTCGGTCGTCCGCGAGAGCAAGATCGGAAGCCCGGACTTGCGTAGCTTCCAGAGTTTCGTGCGCTCGGCCTCGTCGTAGGCTTCGAGTGCGTCGGCCGCGCGAACGTCGCTGGCGTTCTGTATGCTCTCTGCGGACGCCTCTCCGGCGGAGTCGGCTGACGGACACCGGTCGGCGAGCAGCCCCGCTACCCGCTCTCGTCCTTCCTCTTCATCATCGGCGTAGAACTCCACGAGGAGGGTGGCGTTGGTCTCCTCTGGGAGCATCTCGACAACCGGGGCAAACTCCGCCGTCCCCCGGGCGAGGTCGATAAGCACGTCGTCTAACACCTCGACTGCGGCCGGGTCGTGTTCCAGAATCGGTGCGACGTCTTCCATCGCCGCGTGCAGGTCCCGATAACACAGCAGCGCGACCGCCTTCGCCTCCGGGATCGGCTCCAGCGAGACCGTCGCCTCGGTGACGATTGCGAGCGTCCCCTCGCTTCCCGCGAGCAGACGCGCGAGGTTGACGGTTCGCGCCTCCCCTGTCTGCTCTCCAGCCGGGAGCTCCTCCCCCCTGACTTCCGCGACGAGCCGGTCGACGTTGTAGCCCGAGACGTTGCGCTTGAGAGCCGGATACGCCTCGGCGATCGTCTCGGTCTCCTCGTCGACGATGCGGGCGATCTCGGCGTAGATCCGACCTTCGAGGTTGCCCGCTGAATCGGCCCGCGACCGGATCTCCTCGACCGTCACCTCACCGAATGTCGTCACCGTGCCGTCGGCGAGGACGACCTCGCAGGATTCGATGTAGGCGTCGGTCTTGCCGTACTGCAGGGAGTGGGCACCGGTCGAGTTGTTGCCGATCGCGCCGCCGATCGCGCTCTTGTCGCCCCAGGCGGGATCGGGTGCGAACTTGAGATCGTGTGGGGCCAGCGCCTCGTTCAAGGACTCGAGGATCGTCCCCGGTTCGACGGTCGCCGTTCGACTGTCGGGATCGAGCTCGCAAATCGCGTCCATGTGCCGGGTAAAGTCGAGGACGACGGCCCGGTTTACCGTCTGTCCTGCCAGGCTCGTGCCGCCGCCGCGTGGGAGGACCGGAATCTCCCGTTCGGCGCAGTACTCGACGACGCCGGCGACGTCCGCGGTCGACTCCGGAAAGACGACCCCGATCGGTGTCACCTCGTAGGCGCTGGCGTCGGTCGCGTACAGCTGTCGCGAGTACGAATCGAAGCGGACGTCGCAGTCGACCAGCCGCTCTAGGTCCCGAACCAGCGCAGGGCGGTCGACGCGACCGCCCGTATAGTCGTAGGTTGCGCGCCGGTCCCCGGCCGGGTCCGTCCCTCGATCCGTGGCCATACAGGCTCTTACGCGTCGACGGCTTAAATCGTAGGCATCGGCCCCGGTCGCCATCCCCTCGTGTCACGAGTTGCCGTGAGTAACGTTCTTGGTGTCTCACCGGCCACTCACGGACGGCATGGATCGCACGGCTGCGTTCGAATCTCTCGTTCGACCCGGGTGTCGACTGTGATCGGCGTTCTCGATCGGTTCGATGACGACGAACTCGTTGCACTCGTGACGGCCGTCTTCGTCGTCACCGGCGCAATAACCTACGTCGTCGACGCGCTCGCCGTCTGGATCGGCTGGGCCGCCGCGATGGTACTTTTCGTCGGGGTCGTTATGATCCAGCTCAATCGGTGAACACCACGACAATTTTCGTCCCGATTCGGCTGTACCAATAGTTAAGTATAGTGTCAAAGTGTATGAGGGTATGGTCTCGGAACATGGCTGGGAATCCGACCGACGCACACTTGATCTATGAGTGATTCGAACCTCCCTGCGCTCTCTCGGCGACGGTACTGTGCGGCCATCGGCGCAGCGGCGGCGACCGGACTCCTCGGTTCGACGTCCGGGCTGGCCGAGGAGTCGGTCGGCAGCGGCGGCTATCACCTCGACCCACCTGAGGGCGCATCCACGCACCAGTACGATCGGCACACGACCGAGAGCTTCGGCGACGGCCCGATCCCGACCAACGACTGGTACACGACGATTCCGATGGAGGGAATCACCGGCGACGGGACGTTGATCGCGGCCCACCCCCTCTTTTTCAAGACCCAGGAGACCGGTCTCGAGGTCGGCCATCCGACCACCTGGGAGACCAGCTGGAACGAGAGCGCGCAGGTCGGCGACGCCTGGATGGACGACGAGATGCACCTCTCGATCGCCCACGCCGACGCCGAGGACTACAACGACGTCGCACTCGACGCCCACGGGGACTGGTCGGCGAGCGCGGTGTGGGGCGAGGGGACGGACGCCGAACTTCGAACGACGATCGCCCAGGGGTCGCCGTTCGTCTTCTGCGAGGCGGCCGAAGGCGGCGTCGCCGTCGCCTTTGACGACGACCCAGACATGTTCACCGCCGACGGCGCCGTCGTCGGCGTGACCGTCGATGACGTCGACTACGGTCTCTACGCACCAGCAGACGACGCCTGGGATCTCGACGGAGACGTTGCGACTACTACGGGCGAGTACTGCACCGTCGCCGTCCTGCCCGACGCGGCGTTCCTTGATCCCGTCGCCGACTACGCGTACAACCGAGTCACGAACACCGTCTTCGACTGGGAGTACGACCGGGAGGGTGCGCAAGCGATCACGTCGTTTTCGTTCGAGACCGAGTCCGAACCCGAGAGCAACGCGTCGGGGACGCTTACGGCGCTGTACCCCCACCAGTGGAAGGACGCCGACGACGACCTGCTGGCGGCCGAACTGGACGTCGAGGCGACCTATCCCTCCCCGCGCGGCGAGATGCGGCTGGTGGCAGTCGAGTCGTTCGACATCCCCTATCGCTACGGCGGCACGTTACCCTTCCTCCCTGACGAGGGCAACTACGATCGGGATCAGATAGAAAGCGAAATTGCGGCCGTCGACACCGGCATCGCGGGTGGCGTCGATCAGGATACCTACAACTTCGGGAAAGAGGCCGCAAGCCGACTCGCAAAGACCGCCGCGGTCGCAGACCAGCTTGGCATGGACGACGAGCGCGACGCGATGCTCGACGCCGCTCGCGAGGGACTCGAGGAGTGGTTTACGCCCAGCGAGTCGGCGACGTTTTACTACGACGATTCCCTGGGCGCGCTCATGGGCGTCCCGGACAGTCACGGCTCGATTACCGAGCTCAACGACCACCACTTCCACTATGGCCATTACGTCTGGGCAGCCGCGCGGATCGCCCGCCACGACCCCGACTGGGTCGACGACTGGGGCGAGATGGTCGAGGAGCTGATTCACGACTACGCCAGCCCGCAGCGAGATCACGACCGGTATCCGTTCACTCGGAACTTTAGCGTCTACGCCGGCCACTCGTGGGCGCATGGCTCCGGTGGCTTCGACCGCGGGAACAACCAGGAGTCCTCCTCGGAGGCGCTCATGTCCTACGCGGCGATGATCGAATGGGGCGCACACACCGGGAACGACGAGATCCGGGACTTCGGGATCGTCCTCTACTCGATGCACGTTCGGGCCATCAGAGAGTACTGGTACGACGCCGACGAGGAGCACTTCCCGGCGGAGTGGGAGTCGGCGTTTGCCGGCATCGTCTGGGGCGACGGCGTCGCCCACTCGACCTGGTGGACCGACGACAGCGAGGCAGTTGTCGGCATCAATATGCTTCCGCTGGCGGGCTACTCGCTGCACCTCGGCCGGGACCAGGAGGCCGCCGAACGCACGTTCGACGCCATCGCCGAGTTGAAAGACGACGAGTTCACCTACTGGCCGGACGTGATGTGGATGTACCGCGCCTTTTCCGATAGCGAGGACGCCATCGACCGCTTCGAATCGCGCCTCGACAGCTACGATCGAGAGAGCGCCCAGGAGACGGCTCACACCCGCTACTGGCTGTACGCACTCGACGCAATGGGTTCGCCGACCACGAGCGTAACAGCCGACACGCCGTTTTACACCGTCTTTGACGACGGCGACGAGCTGACGTACGCGGCCTACAACGCGACCGACACAGAGACTACGGTGACGTTCTCCGACGGCGCCGAGCTCACCGTTCCGCCGACCGAACTCGTGGCTTCCCGCGGACCGCCCGAGTCGGACAGCGATGGTGGAAACGGGGACGAGAACGACGACAACGGTGAGGGGAGTGGAGACCGCGGCGGCCAGAACGGGGCCGACGACGCGGACGACGGAGATGACGACGCGATTCCCGGTTTCGGCCTCCTGACCGGAGCAGCCGGGGCGGCCGGCGGCGCCTACTACGCGGCCCGGCGACGTGGTGGTGACGAGTCACAGGAGTAAGTCGGCCGCTTATCAGCTGTGAGAATCGGTTTCTGCGACGAGCGGCGAGAATCGGTTTCTGTAATGAACTGCGAGAATATGTCGAACGTCGGTCGATCAGATCTCCTCGATGTAGTGGTACTCTTCCGGGAGCGCGGCGGCGTCCTCGGGCAGTAGCGCCACGACGAGACAGTCGACGTAGGACTCGAAGTACTCGACGAGCGCCGCGATCCGATCGGAGTCGATCGCCTCGAGGGAGTCTAAGAGCATGAACGGGACTTCTTCGTAGACGTCGTGGACCAGATACCCCGCAAGTGCAAAGACCAGCCCGGTCACCTCCCGCTCGCTCTCCGAGAGATGTTCGATCGTGTCCTCGTATGCGGTGCCGTCTTCGGCCGCACGGACGATGTGGAGTTCGAACGTACTCGCTGTGCCGGGCGATCCCTGTCCGCCGTTCGGTTCGAGGCGCTCGATCCAGATCCGGTCTAGGTTCGCATACTCGAGCAGCGAGAGCAGCGACTCGATATGGTCGTTGAACGCCTCGATCGCCTCGCGCTCGATTCGCTCGACGCGCGTCCGACACTCTGCCAGCTCCGACTCGACCTCGCTACGGCGTTCTGCGAGGGCCTCGCGCTCTTCGATCCGTTCCTCGAGAGACTCGATCCGCTCTGTCACCGACGCCAGTTTCTCCTGGTGCTGTTCGCGTTCGAGTTCGGCCCGGTTCAGTTCGCGGTGGGTCTCTAAGACGTCGCTGTAATTCGTCTCCTCGAATTCGTCGGTCCGCTCCTCGAGCTCCGCGACGCGTTCGCGGTGGTCGGCTCGCTTCTCGCGGAGTTCGGTGACCCGCTCTCGCTGGCGCTTGAGTTGTGTCGCCGTGCGCTCTCTCTCCTGTTTGAGTTGATTGCGGCGTTGTTCGCGCTCTGCGATCGCAGAACGCCGGCTTGAGAGATCGTCGATCCGGTCCTGTACGTCGGTTCGCTCTTCTAGCGTCTCGCGGTGGATCTCACGCAGTCGATCGAGTGTCGATTCGATGTGTGAACGGCCGACCTCGGTGCCACAGGTCCAGCAGACGACACCCGGGTCGCTCTCGAGGAGTCGATCAGTTACGTCGTCGGAGGTCGATCCGAGTGAGGCTTCGATCGCGGATCCATCTCCTTCGAGTCGACGCTCGTTGAACTGAATGACGTTCTGGAGTTCGCCGGCGGTCGAGTCGAGTGACTGTTTTCTGTCGCGCAGTTCCGCGATTTGTCCCTCGAGCTGGGCTGCGGAATCGACGTCAGCCTCCTCGAGTGCGTCGATTTCGTCGGCCAGCTCCTCACGTTCGCGCTCGAGTTCGCTGAGGCTCTCCTGTTCGGTCTCGAGATCGTACTCGACGGCCTCTAACTCCTTGCGAGCCGTTCGAAGCTCCGTGAAGGCATCGTCGATATCTTCCTTTTGGGTCCGGCTCTCGTCGACGTTGAGTTCGTGGTCGTCCAGATCGGATTCGAGCGTGTCGATCCGTTCGGTCGCCGCCTCAATCTTCTTCGCCAGAGACGTCCGCTGTCGCTCGAGGTTGGGAAGCTCGTCTTCGAGACGGTCGAGCTCTGCGATCGATTCGTCCAGGTCGCGCTTTTCAGCCTTGAGCAACTCGATCTCAGCTCGAATTTCGTCCGTATCGACCGGTCGCATGATGAGATCTCGCAGCTCTGCCCCCTGCTCGACGGCCCGCCGTGCGTCGTTCGATTCGAGGAGACACGCAAAGAGATCGGCGAGTTCCGGGTCCGAGAGATAGGGTTCTCCACCGAACGCCACAGTGCCGTTTTGCCGCCCCAGCGAGCGGGTGTACCGGTTCTGGTCGAGTTGCAACTCGACGCTTCCGGTCGTTGCATCGCCTTTCAGCGACGGTCGTTCGCTCCCCAGTGCCGCCATGATCGCCTGCAAAAACGATGTCCGGTTGGTCGCGTTTCGCCCTGTCAACACGTTCACTCCCTGACGGAGTGTGACGGTAGTCTGATCAATCCCGCCGACGTTCTCAGCGGTGACCTCGATAGTCGAACCGGACGACCGCTCTGGAGACATTGGTAGCCCGTTGGACCTCCACGTACAAATACTCTCCAATATCAGTTAGGAATCCGTACTGACTATGGCCTTCACCTCTGTCACGGACAGTCACAGCCGCCCTCCTCGATCAGTTCGGCTGCCGTGTACGTCCTTCCACAGGACTGACAGACGGCGGTTACCGTTACCAGAACGTCGTACGTGCGGTCAGTGAGGAGCTCTGCACGTCGGAGTTCGTCGAGGGTCGACTCCGTGACGACCTCCGTTCTGCTCGCGAGTCGTTGGA encodes:
- a CDS encoding chromosome segregation protein SMC, which codes for MSPERSSGSTIEVTAENVGGIDQTTVTLRQGVNVLTGRNATNRTSFLQAIMAALGSERPSLKGDATTGSVELQLDQNRYTRSLGRQNGTVAFGGEPYLSDPELADLFACLLESNDARRAVEQGAELRDLIMRPVDTDEIRAEIELLKAEKRDLDESIAELDRLEDELPNLERQRTSLAKKIEAATERIDTLESDLDDHELNVDESRTQKEDIDDAFTELRTARKELEAVEYDLETEQESLSELEREREELADEIDALEEADVDSAAQLEGQIAELRDRKQSLDSTAGELQNVIQFNERRLEGDGSAIEASLGSTSDDVTDRLLESDPGVVCWTCGTEVGRSHIESTLDRLREIHRETLEERTDVQDRIDDLSSRRSAIAEREQRRNQLKQERERTATQLKRQRERVTELREKRADHRERVAELEERTDEFEETNYSDVLETHRELNRAELEREQHQEKLASVTERIESLEERIEEREALAERRSEVESELAECRTRVERIEREAIEAFNDHIESLLSLLEYANLDRIWIERLEPNGGQGSPGTASTFELHIVRAAEDGTAYEDTIEHLSESEREVTGLVFALAGYLVHDVYEEVPFMLLDSLEAIDSDRIAALVEYFESYVDCLVVALLPEDAAALPEEYHYIEEI
- a CDS encoding glycosyl hydrolase, whose translation is MSDSNLPALSRRRYCAAIGAAAATGLLGSTSGLAEESVGSGGYHLDPPEGASTHQYDRHTTESFGDGPIPTNDWYTTIPMEGITGDGTLIAAHPLFFKTQETGLEVGHPTTWETSWNESAQVGDAWMDDEMHLSIAHADAEDYNDVALDAHGDWSASAVWGEGTDAELRTTIAQGSPFVFCEAAEGGVAVAFDDDPDMFTADGAVVGVTVDDVDYGLYAPADDAWDLDGDVATTTGEYCTVAVLPDAAFLDPVADYAYNRVTNTVFDWEYDREGAQAITSFSFETESEPESNASGTLTALYPHQWKDADDDLLAAELDVEATYPSPRGEMRLVAVESFDIPYRYGGTLPFLPDEGNYDRDQIESEIAAVDTGIAGGVDQDTYNFGKEAASRLAKTAAVADQLGMDDERDAMLDAAREGLEEWFTPSESATFYYDDSLGALMGVPDSHGSITELNDHHFHYGHYVWAAARIARHDPDWVDDWGEMVEELIHDYASPQRDHDRYPFTRNFSVYAGHSWAHGSGGFDRGNNQESSSEALMSYAAMIEWGAHTGNDEIRDFGIVLYSMHVRAIREYWYDADEEHFPAEWESAFAGIVWGDGVAHSTWWTDDSEAVVGINMLPLAGYSLHLGRDQEAAERTFDAIAELKDDEFTYWPDVMWMYRAFSDSEDAIDRFESRLDSYDRESAQETAHTRYWLYALDAMGSPTTSVTADTPFYTVFDDGDELTYAAYNATDTETTVTFSDGAELTVPPTELVASRGPPESDSDGGNGDENDDNGEGSGDRGGQNGADDADDGDDDAIPGFGLLTGAAGAAGGAYYAARRRGGDESQE